From Jatrophihabitans sp., the proteins below share one genomic window:
- a CDS encoding ArgE/DapE family deacylase, translating into MLSDTERRALDALDEPALHRGLLDLLAVPSITGTAAETELMHALAGQAEQLELEVDLWQPELAELRADPDFPGTEAERAEIWGLVASTEQRDGPTVILQGHVDVVPPGDRAAWPGDPFTPRIEGDLLHGRGACDMKAGVAANFAALAAIRASGMRLAGRLALHLVASEEDGGLGAFATLRRGHRGDACLIPEPTGLSMITANCGALTFELSVPGAAAHGSIRTAGVSAIENFLPLFQGLRALETERNASPDPLLAGFQIPAALSIGQVSAGDWPSTVPDLLVAHGRFGVLLDEDPASARDAFEQRVAEVCAADPWLRDHPASVRWSGGQFASGRLPAGDPLRSVVAGAHADTVGGQVAERGAPYGSDLRLYAGAGIPTLHYGPGDPAVAHSAQERVSLTETVQTARTLIVAALRLTGSSG; encoded by the coding sequence ATGCTGAGCGACACCGAACGCCGCGCGCTGGACGCCCTGGACGAGCCGGCGCTGCACCGCGGCCTGCTCGACCTGCTCGCGGTGCCTTCCATCACCGGCACCGCGGCCGAGACCGAGCTGATGCACGCGCTCGCCGGGCAGGCCGAACAGCTGGAGCTGGAGGTCGACCTGTGGCAGCCGGAGCTGGCCGAGCTGCGGGCCGATCCGGACTTTCCGGGCACCGAGGCGGAGCGGGCCGAGATCTGGGGATTGGTGGCCAGCACCGAGCAGCGGGACGGTCCCACGGTCATCCTGCAGGGTCACGTCGACGTGGTGCCGCCCGGCGATCGGGCCGCCTGGCCAGGCGATCCGTTCACCCCGCGGATCGAAGGCGACCTGCTGCACGGGCGCGGCGCCTGTGACATGAAGGCCGGGGTGGCGGCCAACTTCGCGGCGCTGGCGGCGATCCGGGCCAGCGGCATGCGGCTGGCCGGCCGGCTCGCGCTGCACCTGGTGGCCAGCGAGGAGGACGGCGGGCTGGGCGCGTTCGCCACCCTGCGCCGAGGCCACCGCGGTGACGCCTGCCTGATTCCTGAACCCACCGGGCTCAGCATGATCACCGCCAATTGCGGCGCGCTGACCTTCGAGCTCTCGGTGCCGGGCGCGGCGGCGCACGGCAGCATCCGCACGGCCGGGGTCAGCGCCATCGAGAACTTCCTGCCGCTGTTTCAGGGGTTGCGGGCGCTGGAGACCGAGCGGAATGCCTCGCCGGACCCGCTGCTGGCCGGGTTCCAGATCCCGGCGGCGCTGTCGATCGGGCAGGTGTCGGCCGGCGACTGGCCGAGCACGGTGCCGGATCTGCTGGTCGCGCACGGGCGGTTCGGGGTGCTGCTGGACGAGGACCCGGCTTCGGCCAGGGACGCGTTCGAGCAGCGGGTGGCCGAGGTGTGCGCCGCCGACCCCTGGCTGCGCGATCATCCGGCCTCGGTGCGCTGGAGCGGCGGCCAGTTCGCCAGCGGCCGGCTGCCGGCCGGTGACCCGCTGCGCTCGGTGGTGGCCGGGGCGCACGCCGACACCGTCGGCGGGCAGGTCGCCGAACGCGGCGCGCCGTACGGCAGCGACCTGCGGCTCTACGCCGGGGCCGGGATTCCGACCTTGCATTACGGGCCGGGCGATCCGGCGGTCGCGCACAGCGCGCAGGAGCGGGTGTCGTTGACCGAGACGGTTCAGACCGCTCGCACCTTGATCGTGGCGGCGCTGCGGCTGACCGGTAGCTCAGGCTAG